In Flavobacterium sp. 83, the genomic window CAGGTTTTCAGTAAAGGACAGAATGAGTTGTCAACCAATGAGAAAGATATTTTAAATCAATTAGCAGAATTAGGATATGAAAAATACTTGAGCTTTAAGAATCATCCTAAATTCATTCCATATTTAGAACAAATGAGTACTTTGAAATATTATGCTAAAACGAATATTGGAAGCCGTCCTTCAAAAAGAAGTAAATCTGAAAGTTTAGATTTTGCTGACTTGAGAGCAATTCCTTTTGTAGGTTCATGGAGTCAATTGAAGCAAAATGTACCAGGATTTTTTGGTGTAGGATCAGCTTTAAAACATTATGAAGATACAGATCAGTGGAATAAAGTTCAAGATCTATATGACAATTCTTTATTCTTTAAAACGTTATTAGAAAATAGCATGATGTCATTGGCAAAATCATTTTTCCCGTTAACGGCTTACATGAAAAAAGACCCTGAATTTGGTGCTTTTTGGCAAATAATCTATGATGAATTTTTAGAAACGAAACGTTTGCTTTTGAAAATTGCAGGTCATAAAGAATTAATGGAAAATTATCCTGATGGTAAAGCATCTATACAAATAAGAGAGCGTATTGTATTGCCGTTGTTAACAATACAGCAATATGCTTTATTGAGAATTAATGAAATTAATAAAGAAAAAAATCCTGATATAGACTTGATTAAAGTATATGAAAAAATTGTAACGCGTTCTCTTTTTGGAAATACAAACGCAAGTAGAAATTCCGCTTAATTCTAAAAAATGAAAACAGATCAATTACCTATAAGTGAATATTCTCAATTTAATGCAACTTATATAAGTGCTGCCGGGAATGTTGAAATGATTGATGAATTGGAAATTTGTCTTCACGATTTTATTCGTTTTGTACAAAATATTCCAATGGATAAATTTGATTACAGATATGCCGAAGGGAAGTGGACTATCAAAGATATCATTCAACACATCATTGATACGGAACGAATTTTTGCTTATCGCGCATTACGAATTTCAAGGAATGATAAAACACCTTTACCAGGATTTGAAGAAAATGATTTCGTGGATAACACGAATGCGAATGATAGAAATATTCAGGACTTATTAGCAGAACTATCAGCGGTTAGACATTCTAATTTGTTTCTTTTTAAAAGTTTTTCAGAAGACCAATTAAAGCGAACAGGAACGGCTTCTAATACAAATATTTCAGTTCGTGCAATAGGTTTTATTATCATTGGTCATCAAAAACACCATCAAAAAGTTTTTCAAGAAAGATATTTATAGATTATTCGAAGCAAGTTGACCAGATTTTTAACTTGTTTTCAAAAGACATTGTATTAGCAGGACTAGTTGAAGGCATCACATAATACGTGATGCCTTCTATTTGTCCAAATTTTTTCAGGAAATATTTATGACTTTCTTTTCCATTAAAGATGATTTTAGTGATTGTTGGAAATTCTTTAAACAACGATTCAAAATCATTTTCTTTTTGATTTTTAATGTGGATGTCCAAACTTCCTTTTCTTTCACAATTTTCTAAAACATCCCACAATCCAATTTTATTATTTTGCAATAACTGTATCTTTTCTTCAAAAACTTCTGATACGGGTAAATTAGCTAGTAGTGTGTACATTATCTTCCAAAAATGATTTCGTTTATGAGCATAATATTCCTGTTTTTCCAGAGAAGCTATGCCTGGCATCGTTCCTAAAATCAAAATTTTAGTTTGAGAATTCACAAATGGATGAAATGAATTTATCATATTAATTTTTAAAATACAGCATTTTCTTTTTCTAGTATAGCCAATGCCAAACGGATTTTACCGTAATCTATTTTTTCTTCAAAATAATCAAAATAAGGTTTCAGTGTATTTGGTGACTCTAGTTTTATTTGAGCTTCAGCAATTTTAGAAACTTCTTCTTTGGATATAAATAGAGTTAAATCAATAGCAACTCCGTCAACATATAATTTTGCTAAATGGGACATAATCGTGCTTAATCCTAATTTTCGTTTTTGAGAAATTTCTTCAACAGATAATCCGCTTTGGTATAATTCTAATGTTTCTTTATAAGTTGTAGCTTCTTTCTTTTTTTTAACAATTTTAGTTTTTTGAAAATCAATAATTGCTTTTATAAAGGCGTCACCATATTTTTCCAATTTGGCTTTTCCCACACCGTCAATGGCTAATAATTCCTGTTCACTCATAGGTCTTTCAGTTTCCATTTGTCGTAAAGCCGAATCACTAAAAATGACATAAGCCGGAACAGATTCAACCTTTGAAATTTCGTATCGCAGTTTTCTTAGCTTATCAAATAATGAATTTAAATTAGATTTGCTTTTAATTTCTTTGACTTCTTGTTTGTCGATATTGATTTTCTGAACAGTAGTTAGTTGTACTTTCTCTCCTTCAAATAATACTTTTTTTGCAAAAGCAGTCAGTCTAATTTTATTTTGCTGATGAAATGCAATTTCGCAATAGCCTAAATTGATGAGTTGGATTAAATATTGATTCCAATCAAACCAGGAAAGATCAATGCCAACTCCATAAGTTTTAAGTTTTTGATACTCTTTTTCATAAATATAAGCATTTTTAGATCCGCGTAAAAAGTCAATAATTACAGGTAATGGTTCTGTTTCCTGTAAACGAATAATTGCCGATAATGCTTTTTGGGCAATAATAGTACCGTCAAAAAAAGAAGGTGGATTTTTGCAAATATCACAATTCCCACAGTTTTCAGTAACGAGCTCTCCAAAATACGAAAGCAATATTTTTCTGCGACAACTTAAAGCATCGGCATACTGTTTCATTCTTTCTAATTTTGCCAATTGTACTTCAGCATTCAAACCTTGTGAAGCAAATTTTTGAAGTTGAATAACATCGCCGTAACTTTCAAACAGTATAGTTTCAGATGGCAATCCGTCCCGACCAGCACGACCAATTTCTTGATAATAACCCTCTATGTTTTTTGGTAAGTTATAGTGAATTACCCAGCGAACATTAGATTTGTCAATTCCCATTCCAAAAGCTATTGTAGCACAAACTACTTGGCAATCATCAGTAATGAACTCATCTTGGGTTTGAGATCGAATTTTATTATCCAAACCTGCATGATATGCTTTAGCATTTATTCTTGTTTTTTGTAATTTTTCAGCTAGTTCTTCCGTTGTTTTTCGGCTTAAGCAATATATTATTCCCGATTCATTTGGCTTTTCTTGGATGAAATCAATAATCTGTTTTACTCGGTCTAAAGCAGGACGAACTTCTAAACTTAGATTCTTTCTGTCAAAAGAAGCTACAAATATTTTAGGTTTTTTTAAATTTAATTGTTCGCTAATGTCCTTACGTGTAGCTTTATCGGCAGTTGCAGTTAAAGCTAAGATTGGAGTAAAAGGAAAGCGGTTTTTAAGATAACCCAAGTTAGTATAAGCCGGACGAAAATCATGTCCCCAAGCTGAAATGCAGTGTGCTTCATCTATTGCAATAAGACTTATAGTTAAACTATTGAAAATGTTGTCAAGATAAAAAAGGCTTTCTGGCGCAATGTAAACTAACTTTATAACGTTCGATTTTAAGCTTTCAATATAAAATTGACGTTCGTCTTCAGTTTGACTACTATTTATAAAACAGGCGGCAATACCATTTGCTTTTAAACTATCTACTTGATCTTTCATTAAAGCTATTAATGGAGAAATTACGATTGTAATTCCTTGTAAAATTAAAGCGGTTAATTGAAAACAAATTGATTTTCCACCACCGGTAGGCATAATAGCCAAAGTATCTTGACCAGAAAGTACACAATTTATTATTTCTTCTTGATTGGGCCTAAATTTTTCAAAACCAAAATTTTCCTTGAGTTTGGCATGTAAAGTTTCTTGTGTCATTTTGGCGTATATTTTGAATTCTAAATTAATAAAAAAAGGAACTCGTGTGAGAGTTCCTTTTTTATTTTTATTGAAGAGTTTTGTTAATCTTCATCATCATCATCTTCTTCGTCCGATATATCTTTATCATCATCTTCGTCATCCTCTCCATTATCTTTATCTGGCTTATCTAAGTTTTCATCATCATCGTCGTCAACTGAATCATCGTCATCAAGTTCAAGTCCGCTGATCGGTTCAATAACGTCATCAATTTCGTCGTCTTCGTCAAAATTTTCAATTCTGTCTGCCAGTTTTGTGCTAACTTTTACTAAATAAATGGTGTCTTCTGTGCGTACTTCGACAGCTTCTATTAATTCATTTTTAGCATTTCTAAAACGGATAATGTTTGAATCATCATATCCTTCAGGAAATTTTTCTACCAAAAGGTTTAAAATTTCATTTGTTAGTTTTGCGTAATCAACTATTACTCTTTTCATAAAGTTATTCTATAAATCTAATAAATAAGCGAAAATTAAAGGTGCTACAATGGTAGCATCGGATTCAATAATAAACTTAGGAGTTTTTATATCTAATTTACCCCAAGTAATTTTTTCATTCGGTACCGCTCCAGAATAAGAACCATAACTGGTTGTTGAATCTGAAATCTGACAAAAATAGCTCCAAAACGGAATGTCATGCATTTCCATATCTTGGTATAACATTGGTACAACACATATTGGAAAATCCCCGGCAATTCCTCCACCAATTTGGAAAAAACCTACACCATTAGTACTATTTTTCGGATACCAATCTGATAAGAAAACCATATATTCAATACCAGATTTCATTGTTGATGCTTTCAATTCACCTTTAATTACATAAGAGGCAAATATATTTCCCATCGTACTATCCTCCCAACCAGGTACAATAATAGGTAAATTTTTCTCAGCAGCAGCATACATCCAACTGTCTTTTAAATCAATTTCATAATACTCTTCCAGAACACCAGAAAGCAACATTTTATACATAAATTCATGTGGAAAATATCTTTCCCCTTTATCATCAGCATCTTTCCAAATTTTGTAAATATGTTTTTGCAAACGACGGAAAGCCTCATGTTCCGGGATACAAGTATCAGTTACACGGTTTAAGCCTCTTTCTAATAAATCCCATTCATCTTGGGGAGTTAAATCTCTATAATTTGGAACTCTTTCGTAATGAGAATGAGCTACTAAATTCATAATATCTTCTTCAAGATTTGCACCTGTACAAGAAATAATCTGAACTTTATCCTGACGAATTATTTCAGCAAAAATCTTTCCAATTTCAGCTGTACTCATAGCACCAGCCATGCTCACCATCATTTTTGCACCGTTGGCTAATTGTTGTTCGTATGCCTTAGCTGCGTCAACTAAAGATGCAGAGTTGAAATGCAGGTAATGCTTTTCTATAAACTGACTGATTGGTCCTTTGCTCATTTTTTAAAATTTAAAGATTTAAAAATCGAAACATTGAATTTGTATTTCAAATTTAACGAATTTTTAAATTGACTAATTGTATAATTAATTATTTATTTTTTGTCGTAACCTAATATTTTTAAAACGTCCTCAGAAGTTTGTTGTTCTGAGAAAACCTCAGTTGCCAAAATTCCATTTTCATCTCTATCTATCAGTATGTGTTTGGGCTGTGGAATCAAACAGTGGTGTAGGCCTCCATATCCACCTATTGTTTCCTGATAAGCTCCGGTATTGAAAAATCCAATATATAATGGTTTTTCTTTGTTGTATTTTGGCAAATATATAGCATTCATGTTTTGCTCGGAGTTGTAATAATCGTCACTATCACAGGTCATTCCACCCAATAGAACTCTTTCGTAAGTGTCGTTCCAACGGTTAATTGCTAACATAATGAAACGCTTATTTATAGCCCATGTATCTGGTAAAGTGGTGATAAAAGAAGAATCAATCATATTCCATTTTTCTCTATCATTTTGTTGTTTTTGATACAAGATCTGATAAATTGCACCTCCGCTTTCACCAACAGTAAACGAACCAAATTCAGTAAAGATATTTGGAACATCAACTTCTGCTTCGTCACATGCTATTTTAATCTGATTGATAATTTCATCGATCATGTATTGGTAATCGTACTCGAATGTCAATGAATTTTTTATAGGAAAACCTCCACCAATATTTAATCCATCTAATGTAGGACATTCTTTTTTTAATGCAACATAAACCTTGATACATTTTACTAACTCGTTCCAATAATAGGCATTATCATTGATCCCAGTGTTAATAAAAAAGTGCAACATTTTAAGTTCCAGTTTTTTATTTTCTTTGATTTCTTTTTTATAAAAAGGAACAATGTTTTTGTATCCAATTCCTAATCTTGAAGTATAGAACTCAAATTTTGGTTCTTCCTCAGCAGCAATACGAATTCCGATTTTAAATTTTCCTTTTATTTGACCTTGAAGCAAATCTAGTTCTTCATAGTTATCAATAATTGGAATAGTATTTTTATGTCCGTTATTTACTAACCGGGCTATGTTTTCAATGTACTGATCTCTTTTAAATCCGTTACAGATAATATAAGTACTTTTGTTGATTTTTCCGTTTTCTAATAAATTTTCAACAATATTTATATCAAAAGCAGAGGAGGTTTCAATGTGTATATTGTTTTTAAAAGCTTCATTCATGATAAATTCAAAATGGGAGCTTTTTGTACAATAACAATAGTAATATTTAGCCTCATATTTATTTTTTTCCATCGATTTACGAAACCAGCTTTTGGCTTTGTTAATGTTATTGGAAATTTGAGGTAGATAGGTGAATTTTAATGGTGTTCCATATTTTTCCACTAGTTTCATCAAGTCAATATTGTGAAACTGAAGGTTATCTTTGTTTAATGTAAATTCTTCTTGGGGAAAGTAATAAGTTTGATTTATTAAATCAGAATATTTTGTATTCATTTGTTTTTCATGATTTTAGATTAAATGTACGTAAAAAATAATTAATCTAAAATTCAAACTCTGATATTTGCATAAATTATTTGAAGCTTTTCGTGGTCCGATTTCAAATATTGAAAAACATCAAAACTAAAGTTTCCTTTAATAGAATAAAAACGCTTCAATATCCTTAAAAAAGACATATTGTTTCGGTTTTTCTTAGCACTATAAATTGTTTTATTTTGACTTTTTTTCATCGTGGCAAATGTAAAAAATAATATATACGTAACGCAATCCTTTTTATAAAAAAATAATTAAGATTTATAATCCAGGAAAGCCTTAAGAATTAATTCATTTTCAACCGATTGATTGATTTTTATTTTCCCGATACCCTCTATTAAAGCAAACTGAATGTTACCGTACTCATTTTTCTTGTCATGAATAAGTAATTCCAAAATAGGTTCTATGTCATTTTCTTCAAAAACGATGTCGTCATATATGGTCTTAATTGTTGATTTTATTTGGATATATTCCCCTGAATTGATCAAGTTTTTATTTAATGAAATATAACTTTCCAATATCATTCCTACTGCAATTGCTTCACCGTGCAATAAAGTAGTTTTATTTTCATTTTCCAAAAAATAACTTTCAATAGCATGTCCTAATGTGTGACCAAAATTTAATGACTTACGAATGTTTTTTTCAGTAGGATCTTGCTTTACAATTTCATTCTTTATTTCGACTGAACGATAAATTAATGCATCAAAATCAGCAAAATCAATTGCTTTTAAATCTAAAAATTGCTCCCAATATCCTTTATCATATATTAAACCGTGTTTCAACATTTCAGCTAAACCAGATCGCATTTCGTTTTGCGGGACAGTATCAAGGTATTGAGTGTCGATAAGAACCATTGCCGGTACATTGATAACGCCTATTTGATTTTTCAAATTCCCTAAATCAACCCCATTTTTTCCGCCCACAGAAGCATCAACCATAGATAATAAAGTAGTAGGAATATGAATAAAATCTAAACCTCTCTTAAAGGTTGAAGCTACAAAACCACCCAAATCAGTAACAACCCCGCCGCCTAAATTAAGTACAAGACTTTTTCTGTCCGCACCGAGTTCAGTCAATACATTCCAAATTTGCACGCAGGTTTCAATATTTTTATTTTGTTCTCCTGCTTCAAATTCTATAATTTCTATAGTAAGATCAGTTTCTAAAAAAGGCAGAAATTTTGGCAAACAAAACTCATTTGTATTGCTGTCGACAATAATAAATAAATTAGAATATTTGTTTTCTTTTAAATGAAGGTTTAATGCTTCATATCCTTTTTCGTTAAAATGAATTGGATAACTGTTGGCGTGAATTGATTGCATCTTTATTGATTAATTGAAAGGGCAAAATAAGGTAATTTTTGGGGAATAATATTCAAAACTCTATCTATATTTGTACAAAAATATCACAAAAAATGGAAAAAATATTCAATAATACACAAGTTGCGTTTGCTTTAAAAAGCGATACCGAACTCGATAGAGCTTATTTTCTTTTCAAAATGATTGATAATCAGCCTTTAGTTCGAATAGGAACTGCGGTTACTAATTTTGCATTGAAAGCAAATCTTCCGGTCGAAGGTTTGATTCGTGCTACTGTTTTTGACCATTTTTGTGGCGGAGTAAATGAGGTTGATTGTCTTTCTGTAGTAGATAAAATGTTTACAAAAGGAGTTTCTTCTGTTTTGGATTATTCTGTAGAGGGGAAAGAGGAAGAAGATCAGTTTGATGCTGCATTGGAAATGACTTTAAAAACAATCGAATTTGCCAAAGAGCGTAAAGCTATTCCTTTTGCAGTTTTTAAACCAACTGGTTTTGGACGTTTTGAATTGTATCAAAAATTAGGAGAAAAACAAGAATTAACCGCCAAAGAACAAGCGGAATGGAATAGAGTAGTGGAGCGTTTTGATATAGTTTGTAAAGATGCCCATTCTAAAGATGTAGCACTTCTTATTGACGGTGAAGAAAGCTGGATGCAGGATGCCGCAGACGATTTAGTTACCGAAATGATGCGTAAATACAATAAAGAAAAAGCTATTGTTTTCAATACGTTACAAATGTACCGTTGGGATCGTTTGGATTATTTGAAAAGATTACATGAACAAGCCAAAAGAGAAGGATTTTTAATTGGAATGAAATTAGTTCGCGGTGCCTACATGGAAAAAGAAATTGCGCGTGCTGAAGAGAATGGCTATAAGTCACCAATATGCACTTCAAAAGAGGCTACGGATGAAAATTATGATGCTGCAGTACACTATATGATTGATCATTTAGATACGATGTCAATTTTTGCAGGAACCCATAATGAGGAAAGCACCTATACGCTAATGGAATTAATGCAAGAGAAAGGTATTAAAACAAATGACAAGAGAATTTGGTTTGGTCAATTGTATGGAATGAGCGATAATATAAGTTATAATTTGGCTGCTAATACTTATAATGTTGCTAAATACTTACCTTTCGGTCCTGTTAAAGATGTGATGCCTTACTTGATTCGTCGTGCCGAAGAAAACACTTCTGTTGCTGGACAAACCAGTCGGGAATTGTCAATGATTAAAACGGAACGTAACAGGAGAAAAGGGAAATAACATTACGTTTTCAATCATATAAAAAAACTCCATTCAGTTTACAGAATGGAGTTTTTTTTTGTGAAATTAGTAACGAATACTAAGAATTGCTAAACTGCAAATTACTTAAATTTTTATACATTCCATTCTCTAAAGTAATTAATTCCTGATGTGTTCCCTTTTCAGCTATTTTTCCATTGTCAAGAACTAAAATTTGATCAGCACTACGAATTGTTGAAAGACGGTGTGCAATAATGATACTTGTCCTTCCTTGCATCAGAATTTCAAGTGCTTCCTGAACTAGTTTTTCACTTTCACTGTCTAATGAAGATGTGGCTTCATCTAGGATTAAAATACTTGGGTTTTTAAGTAATGCTCTCGCAATGGCGATGCGTTGTCGTTGTCCACCAGAAAGTTTAATTCCTCGTTCACCTACAATAGTTTCAAATTTTTCGGGAAAACTTTCGATAAAATTATAAGCATTAGCTTGTTTTGAAGCGGTAAGAATTTCTTCTTCGGTTGCATTTGGTTTTCCGTAAGCAATATTTTCTCTGATTGTTCCACCAAATAAAATAACATCTTGCGGTACAATACTCATATTTCCTCTAAGATTTTCTAAATCATAATCGTAAATATTTTTCCCATCAACCAATATTTCTCCTTCATCAATATTATAGAAACGTAATAATAATGATGCAATTGTTGATTTTCCGGTTCCACTTGGTCCTACAATAGCTATTTTTTGACCATAATTAGCGGTAAAACTAACATCTTTCAATACTTGTATTTCTTTTCTTGAATGATAACTGAACGCAACATTTTTGAAAGTAACATTCCCTTTTATTTTATTTGCAGAAGAGGCATTTTGGATTGAATTGATTTTTTCAGGAGTTTCATCTAATAATTCAAAAACACGTTCGGTTGCACCAATTGCTTTTTGGATCTGTGCATAAAGTTCCGCAATTCCTCCAAAAGAAGCCCCTACAAATGTAGAGTACAATACAAACGAAATTAATTGTCCTACGCTCATTTCTCCGCTAATGCTTAAACGAACGCCAAACCAAACTACGGCAACAATGGCTCCAAAAAGACAAAAAATAATGAATGAAGCGAAGTAGCCTCTATATTTCCCACCTTTAATGGCAATTTTCACAACCTCCTTTATTTTTCCATTGTAACGGGCAATCTCGTACCATTCATTGGCGAAAGCCTTAACGATAGTAATTCCCTGCATGGTTTCCTCAACAATAACTTGACTTTCGGCAACTTTATCTTGAACGTTTTTTGAATATTTTCTAATAAAACGCCCAAAAATAACCGCAGCAACAGCCACAAGGGGAACAACAGACAACATCAACAAGGTTAATTTGATGCTTTCGTTTGCTAATAAAAGAACACCACCAATAATTAAAATGAATTGTCTCAGGAATTCAGCTATTGTAGAGGTTAAGGTATCTTGTATTTGGGTTATATCAGAGCTGATTCTACTGTTTAATTCCCCAACACGCTTTTGTGAAAAGAATGACATGGGCAACTTTACCAGATTACTATACAGTGCTAATCTAAGATTTGCTAAAGTATGTTCCGTAAAATTGACAAATAATGACAATCTGAAAAACGAAAAAATAGATTGAAAAAATAAAATGACAACTAATCCCAAGGCAATATAATTAGCCTGAGCATTATCTTTATTTTTCACACAATCGATAAGCATTCCCATTAATTTAGGGAAAGCAAGCGCGGTTGCTCCTGTCAGCAATAAAAAAACTAAACCTACATAAAATTTCCAGCGATGATTTCCAGCATATTGAAATATTAGAGTTGCTTTAGTAAGTGAACTTGCGGTAATTTTTGATTTTGGTAAATCATTTTCTTTAAACCTTGCCATTATTTATAATTTATATCGCAAATGTAAGACTATAACAACTCAATACAAAAAAATAGTAAGCTTTCATGATGTATTTAAAGTGCTAGCATAGAGAGACAAAGATATTTATTGTTATTTTTTATTTTATTTTTTTGCTATTTTACTTGTAAATACGATTTCTAGGTGTATATTTGCACTCGCAATAAGGAAATGAAAATTACCAAATTGTAGAAGGGCGATTAGCTCAGCTGGTTCAGAGCACCTCGTTTACACCGAGGGGGTCGGGGGTTCGAACCCCTCATCGCCCACAAAAAACTCCATTAGAAATAATGGAGTTTTTTTATTTAATTAGTTTTATTCTAAAGTTAAAGCACCTAAAATTTCTTCGGATAAAAAAGGACCGCCAGGATAATTTGCAGTATAATCGAGGTTCATCCATATTTGGCCACGTTCATCAATGTGATAATGAAGTTGTTTCTCGTTACTTTCATCTACAAACAAAACATTTTTGATTAGAAAGTTTACTTTTTCTAAATCCTTTTGAGAACCAATTAATATTTCGGGATAAATATGTCCTTTAGTATGAATCAATCGGGGAGTTCCGCCAATAGCCCTGACACTTGCGGCCATTAATATGGAATGATCATCACAATCACCTGAAAAATAGTCTAATGATTCACTAGCAGATGCAATATAATCCCCATCTTTAGGATCACTCACGTAATTCCAACGGTGATTTATTTCTTTAAATACTGCAAAACATTGAATAATAGTTCTGTAATCAGAATATCCTTTTACATTTTTGAAATATTTAGTTGTTGCCATAATCGCAAAATTCCTCACTTTTGGATTCTGATATTCTATGGCATTAATTATTTTTGATTTATTGGGAAACGGAAGTAGTTTAGCAATGATTATATCTTGAGGATATGGATTATACGACATAGAATACATCATAGAATTATAGTCTTCAAAAACACTGTTGAAACCATAATTCCCTATCACTGAACCATAAAGTAAGACCATTAAATACAAGAGAATACAAATGAGAATAATTGTCCTAAGAAATCTCAAGATTAATTGTATTGACACTATGATAAGCAGGAATAAAATAATCCTGTCAATATTAAAAAACCAATTGGGATTGATTAGATTTTGATGTACAATTATAAAAACCGGAATCGCAATTAATATGTTTAAGACAAAAATAATAACATCATCCCAGGGTTTTTTGACCTGAAATTTTTGTTTAATACCTTGAAAAGTAATTTTTTTTATTTTTATCATAATAACATAAAAACAGAAATCTAGACTGTTTTTACAATTGCATCAAAAGTACCTTTTTTATCGATAATTTTAAGTTGAAATAATTGATTTTGAATTTTGTTTAACACTTCCTCTGTCAAAGTTCTTTGTGACCATTGCGTTAATGAAAGCCATTCCTGAATATCGTCTATTTTTTGATTGTAATTTGATGCTAAAGTTTTGTCAATACTCGGAATGTCTTTAAATTCTTGAGTTGTTTTATTGATGATTTCTACAATTTTAGAAATGATTTTTGGATTTTTTTCTAAAACTTCATTGCGAACAGCAATTACAAAACAAGGCCAAGGCGTTGGGCAATCAGCAATTCTGCGGAAAATTCCTTTGTCAACAAGTGGTTTTGTCATAAAACGTTCCCACATAAAATAATCAGCAGTTCCATTAGTCAAAGCTTCAACTGCACCATCAATGGTATTTACAATTTCAAACTGAAGGATATCTGTTTCCCAACCTTGATTATCAGCATTGACATAGGCCATTAATTGTGAACCGGAACCTAATCTGGAAATCGCAACTTTGGTATTTTCTAGATCAGCTAACGTTTTATAATTGGATTTTGCAGCGACATGAATTCCCCAAATTAAGGGACTTTCAACATAAACCTGAACAATTTTACTTGAATTTCCGGCAACGATATCTTTTACGATTCCTTCGGTTAGGATTACGGCAATATCCGTTTCTCCATCACGAAGCATTTGGCACATTTTGCCTGTTCCCTCAGGAACGTCAGTCCATTGTAAATCG contains:
- a CDS encoding ABC transporter ATP-binding protein, whose amino-acid sequence is MARFKENDLPKSKITASSLTKATLIFQYAGNHRWKFYVGLVFLLLTGATALAFPKLMGMLIDCVKNKDNAQANYIALGLVVILFFQSIFSFFRLSLFVNFTEHTLANLRLALYSNLVKLPMSFFSQKRVGELNSRISSDITQIQDTLTSTIAEFLRQFILIIGGVLLLANESIKLTLLMLSVVPLVAVAAVIFGRFIRKYSKNVQDKVAESQVIVEETMQGITIVKAFANEWYEIARYNGKIKEVVKIAIKGGKYRGYFASFIIFCLFGAIVAVVWFGVRLSISGEMSVGQLISFVLYSTFVGASFGGIAELYAQIQKAIGATERVFELLDETPEKINSIQNASSANKIKGNVTFKNVAFSYHSRKEIQVLKDVSFTANYGQKIAIVGPSGTGKSTIASLLLRFYNIDEGEILVDGKNIYDYDLENLRGNMSIVPQDVILFGGTIRENIAYGKPNATEEEILTASKQANAYNFIESFPEKFETIVGERGIKLSGGQRQRIAIARALLKNPSILILDEATSSLDSESEKLVQEALEILMQGRTSIIIAHRLSTIRSADQILVLDNGKIAEKGTHQELITLENGMYKNLSNLQFSNS
- a CDS encoding transglutaminase family protein, with the protein product MIKIKKITFQGIKQKFQVKKPWDDVIIFVLNILIAIPVFIIVHQNLINPNWFFNIDRIILFLLIIVSIQLILRFLRTIILICILLYLMVLLYGSVIGNYGFNSVFEDYNSMMYSMSYNPYPQDIIIAKLLPFPNKSKIINAIEYQNPKVRNFAIMATTKYFKNVKGYSDYRTIIQCFAVFKEINHRWNYVSDPKDGDYIASASESLDYFSGDCDDHSILMAASVRAIGGTPRLIHTKGHIYPEILIGSQKDLEKVNFLIKNVLFVDESNEKQLHYHIDERGQIWMNLDYTANYPGGPFLSEEILGALTLE
- a CDS encoding proline dehydrogenase family protein; this translates as MEKIFNNTQVAFALKSDTELDRAYFLFKMIDNQPLVRIGTAVTNFALKANLPVEGLIRATVFDHFCGGVNEVDCLSVVDKMFTKGVSSVLDYSVEGKEEEDQFDAALEMTLKTIEFAKERKAIPFAVFKPTGFGRFELYQKLGEKQELTAKEQAEWNRVVERFDIVCKDAHSKDVALLIDGEESWMQDAADDLVTEMMRKYNKEKAIVFNTLQMYRWDRLDYLKRLHEQAKREGFLIGMKLVRGAYMEKEIARAEENGYKSPICTSKEATDENYDAAVHYMIDHLDTMSIFAGTHNEESTYTLMELMQEKGIKTNDKRIWFGQLYGMSDNISYNLAANTYNVAKYLPFGPVKDVMPYLIRRAEENTSVAGQTSRELSMIKTERNRRKGK
- a CDS encoding substrate-binding domain-containing protein; translated protein: MTTIKIAGVPEHFNLPWHLSIENGDFEKENIDLQWTDVPEGTGKMCQMLRDGETDIAVILTEGIVKDIVAGNSSKIVQVYVESPLIWGIHVAAKSNYKTLADLENTKVAISRLGSGSQLMAYVNADNQGWETDILQFEIVNTIDGAVEALTNGTADYFMWERFMTKPLVDKGIFRRIADCPTPWPCFVIAVRNEVLEKNPKIISKIVEIINKTTQEFKDIPSIDKTLASNYNQKIDDIQEWLSLTQWSQRTLTEEVLNKIQNQLFQLKIIDKKGTFDAIVKTV